A window of the Podospora bellae-mahoneyi strain CBS 112042 chromosome 6, whole genome shotgun sequence genome harbors these coding sequences:
- a CDS encoding hypothetical protein (EggNog:ENOG503NXQJ; COG:S) → MDEMQHAMNMALRAQEFLTEGNYYDHFFAKGLREKEGFEDDIRETYRRIADLLSGTSSSYTFKVNCDNNSPACAPKKNWWAAMNDKEKRMTFCDKFFDTNDIGETQPALDNNCDSLKDLRQAQRTRSSIIIHEASHTRYAMRDNDPAVDVAYGYTGCTSLPLGLFDRACAPYGGLKKKKDGSFTTPICGNNAGGEGFCNGDMSAQNADTYSHVAAGVFFSKECNREIPHPTNNVGSSGGQPGNTAGVPGKGGTIGVPPKPATRRHPRQRPRLNADTYQHDAPADSGLNQPRHPLRSRDESCPFVTDAIVWDGSPEEIDATGVIGFAHFGDSYASGMGTGTTSTDKCRIGSNNYGDLLNKFFDNKEIVYDRRSCSGDTTEGLYKKIEEWDQKKADETNVITLTIGGNDLGFSDLVWYCVITPNTAHWGSTNRKNCEEAEKKARAHMDDSSPNGLRARLKDAYLRALGRTKRKDTQLYVAGYPTFFNEETDDCDGASFHYWFGENRPPSDWPANRIVYLTKSLRKELDDLVRQLNEVIQFAVNDANTEGGQVHYVDVDKRWIEGGHRWCEPGVKDPDSNRADTWFFLSGWKDIEPNNAAGVDGGEVEKDETQMLIESGEIKLPSEETCNSTASEGRDPYESYLCYVAELVREEPEGEEAKRVNGANDFISGKDGANIQDVSWYAPTRQIKTFHPRTVGMFAYRDAILEKLEINGQL, encoded by the exons ATGGATGAAATGCAACATGCCATGAACATGGCTCTCCGTGCCCAAGAGTTTCTTACCGAGGGAAACTATTACGATCACTTCTTCGCCAAAGGACTCAGGGAAAAAGAGGGCTTCGAAGACGATATCCGTGAAACCTATCGCCGCATAGCAGACT TGCTTTCAGGAACCTCTTCAAGCTACACCTTCAAAGTCAACTGCGATAACAACAGCCCGGCCTGCGCACCGAAGAAGAATTGGTGGGCAGCCATGaacgacaaggagaagaggatgacaTTCTGCGACAAGTTCTTCGACACCAATGACATTGGTGAGACACAGCCCGCGCTGGACAACAACTGCGACTCCTTGAAGGATCTTCGGCAAGCCCAACGAACAAGATCTTCTATCATTATCCACGAGGCCTCCCATACAAGATACGCGATGCGTGATAACGATCC GGCTGTGGATGTTGCCTACGGTTACACTGGGTGTACCAGCCTTCCTCTTGGGTTATTCGACCGCGCATGCGCACCGTATGGTGGgctgaaaaagaaaaaggatgGCAGCTTTACCACTCCAATCTGCGGGAACAATGCCGGTGGCGAAGGGTTCTGCAATGGCGATATGAGCGCTCAGAATGCAGACACCTACTCCCATGTTGCGGCCGGGGTGTTCTTCTCAAAGGAGTGCAACCGAGAAATCCCACATCCTACCAATAATGTAGGGAGCAGCGGTGGCCAACCAGGTAACACGGCGGGTGTTCCTGGTAAAGGCGGTACAATCGGTGTTCCTCCAAAGCCCGCGACTAGAAGACATCCCCGCCAAAGACCACGTCTGAACGCCGACACATATCAGCATGACGCACCTGCAGACTCTGGGTTGaatcaacctcgtcacccACTCCGGTCCAGGGATGAATCATGCCCCTTTGTCACCGACGCCATCGTCTGGGACGGCAGTCCAGAGGAAATCGACGCTACCGGCGTCATTGGCTTCGCTCACTTTGGCGACTCCTACGCCTCAGGCATGGGCACCGGAACAACCTCGACCGATAAGTGCCGAATCGGATCCAACAACTACGGTGATCTCCTCAACAAGTTCTTTGACAACAAGGAAATAGTGTACGACCGCCGCTCCTGCTCCGGAGACACAACCGAAGGCCTGTACAAGAAGATCGAAGAGTGGGATCAAAAGAAAGCCGACGAAACCAACGTCATCACGCTCACCATCGGTGGCAACGACTTGGGTTTCTCTGACCTCGTCTGGTACTGCGTCATCACGCCCAACACAGCTCACTGGGGGAGTACAAACCGCAAAAACTGCGAGGAAGCGGAAAAGAAGGCCCGCGCACACATGGATGACAGTTCACCCAACGGCCTGCGCGCCCGGCTGAAGGATGCCTACCTGCGCGCTCTCGGGCGGACCAAGCGCAAGGACACACAGCTCTACGTGGCAGGCTACCCGACCTTTTTCAACGAGGAGACAGACGACTGCGACGGCGCGAGCTTCCACTACTGGTTTGGTGAAAACAGACCTCCCTCCGACTGGCCCGCCAATCGAATCGTCTACCTGACCAAGAGTTTGAGAAAGGAGCTCGACGATCTCGTCAGGCAGCTCAACGAGGTCATCCAGTTCGCTGTGAACGACGCCAACACCGAAGGTGGCCAAGTCCATTATGTCGACGTCGACAAACGCTGGATAGAGGGGGGACATCGCTGGTGCGAGCCGGGCGTCAAGGATCCTGATTCTAACCGCGCCGATACTTGGTTCTTTTTGAGTGGTTGGAAGGATATCGAGCCCAACAACGCCgccggggttgatggtggagaaGTGGAAAAGGACGAAACGCAGATGCTCATCGAAAGTGGCGAGATCAAGCTACCCAGTGAGGAGACGTGCAACTCTACCGCTAGTGAGGGTCGCGATCCGTACGAGTCATACCTGTGCTACGTGGCGGAGTTGGTAAGGGAGGAGccggagggagaggaggccaaAAGAGTGAACGGCGCAAACGATTTCATTTCTGGCA
- a CDS encoding hypothetical protein (EggNog:ENOG503PXR6; COG:S) — MLNCSIFLGPLKVTKTSRFIRLPPSSEVVHCFGIFLTEAAILMSSMAVRAYLESFQSRPADLIDAVAHRRYKWQLKLLHSVGFSDWNPTRQSSMSLLHAAAYYNDIPMLLFGMGAIGIDPNTGDNYMTPLHEAGMGNSVLDGSILREAGADINSGHGVWGGTPLQRCMDFKAYEMGHWLLQCGANTNISDSLSNDVWTGFWERMMTRVVGRNHDVCFDFLREEAMLTHLLLHDSDPHQIFRTVWIQHFDHGTGFLRAWYDYCGHIQTPEVARACSYRIRGLLFYPSGSDENGSALCGFPEEVIIQYEDAEHTRRSARTSLWCSRGHIYLAERDTPNDVGSDRDSDSDDSLESSDDDTDSGSEDGDCDCRKQHRSYTDTDSDSSLCNCDVDGGDNQNVRPGITLFYDTISTPEGQLRMSRFPFVCLLTNALCMAGYRAEMDEDGDIWYEDEDGDSYHDAREFQPHEDEDDGLAHNCPMCRNPEKYGLGHIFEEAERGRNLLLEYRARAKTQKRTYF, encoded by the exons ATGTTGAACTGTAGCATCTTTTTAGGACCACTGAAAGTGACCAAGACAAGTCGCTTCATTCGCCTTCCACCAAGTTCCGAGGTGGTGCATTGCTTCGGTATCTTCTTGACAGAGGCTGCGATCCTAATGTCTTCAATGGCAGTACGGGCTT ATTTAGAATCTTTCCAATCCAGACCCGCCGATTTGATAGACGCTGTGGCGCATCGAAGGTACAAATGGCAACTCAAGCTACTGCACTCCGTGGGCTTCTCAGATTGGAACCCTACACGCCAATCATCGATGTCGTTATTACATGCCGCTGCTTACTACAACGATATTCCaatgcttctttttggcatGGGGGCCATTGGAATAGATCCGAATACTGGAGATAACTACATGACGCCGCTTCATGAGGCTGGTATGGGCAACAGTGTTCTAGACGGCTCAATACTGCGCGAAGCTGGTGCAGATATCAACTCTGGGCATGGCGTTTGGGGTGGCACACCTTTACAACGCTGTATGGATTTCAAAGCTTACGAAATGGGCCACTGGCTTCTTCAGTGTGGCGCAAATACTAACATATCTGACTCTTTGTCAAACGATGTATGGACTGGGTTTTGGGAAAGGATGATGACAAGGGTAGTAGGTCGGAACCATGACGTTTGCTTTGACTTTCTTAGAGAAGAGGCGATGCTCacccaccttcttctccatgaCTCAGACCCACACCAGATATTTAGGACTGTTTGGATTCAGCATTTCGATCATGGCACTGGATTTTTAAGAGCATGGTATGATTACTGTGGGCATATCCAGACCCCTGAGGTAGCAAGAGCCTGCAGCTACAGGATTCGAGGCCTCTTGTTCTACCCTTCGGGATCAGACGAGAACGGCAGTGCCCTGTGCGGCTTTCCGGAGGAAGTCATTATACAATACGAAGACGCAGAGCACACGAGGAGATCTGCAAGAACTAGTTTGTGGTGTAGCAGGGGACACATTTACCTAGCTGAAAGAGACACGCCAAATGATGTTGGTTCTGATAGGGACAGCGATTCAGATGATTCACTGGAATCTTCTGATGACGATACGGATTCAGGCAGCGAAGATGGTGACTGTGATTGTCGAAAACAGCACCGGAGTTACACTGACACGGACAGCGATTCAAGTCTCTGTAACTGTGATGTTGACGGGGGAGACAACCAGAATGTCCGACCAGGGATCACACTCTTTTACGATACGATATCCACACCGGAAGGTCAACTACGCATGTCTCGATTCCCGTTCGTTTGCCTGCTCACGAACGCCTTGTGTATGGCCGGCTACCGAGCGGAAATGGATGAGGACGGGGATATTTGGtacgaagatgaagatggcgataGCTATCACGATGCTCGGGAGTTTCAACCCcacgaagatgaggatgacgggcTTGCTCATAACTGCCCGATGTGTCGAAACCCAGAGAAGTACGGCTTGGGGCACATTTTCGAGGAAGcggagagagggaggaatcTTCTTTTGGAGTATAGGGCGAGAGCGAAGACGCAGAAAAGGACATACTTCTGA
- a CDS encoding hypothetical protein (CAZy:GH27; COG:G; EggNog:ENOG503NYHZ) — protein sequence MKSWKVALLPALANTRLTVALDNGVGLKPHMGWSSWNVAQCNAASASYALATADKFISLGLKDLGYEYINIDDCWSTKSRDSSGRLVPDPAKWPNGIKAVTDRIHSMGLKFGLYGCAGDKTCAGYPGNEGHERGDVDQLVSWGVDFWKYDNCYTPCRQNPRPQTCTSPAGSTKTWYAPMRDAILGVQNTKKLHFNLCNWGRDEVWTWGASYGHSWRMSVDNWGDWASVERIGSAAAGIYQYSAPGGFNDLDMLYLGSSKLNTNQEKLHFGLWAITKSPLVLGLDLEKISNSTLDIIRNKGLIDINQDSLGKAATTFRPPGAPAPVNGKIYPYWAGPLSDGVVVGLCAGTSAGTYSVNFKDVPGLGGSGSYEWREMYTGQTGKGTSASFNIGLHDMRVIKVMKV from the exons ATGAAGTCCTGGAAGGTTGCACTACTACCCGCACTCGCCAATACCCGGCTGACGGTGGCATTGGATAATGGAGTTGGGTTGAAACCTCATATGGGTTGGAGCAGCTGG AATGTCGCTCAATGCAACGCAGCCTCAGCCAGTTATGCCCTCGCAACGGCAGACAAGTTCATCTCTCTTGGACTCAAGGACCTTGGGTATGAAT ACATCAACATCGACGACTGCTGGTCCACCAAGAGCCGTGACAGCTCTGGAAGGCTCGTACCCGACCCAGCCAAATGGCCCAACGGCATCAAAGCCGTCACCGACAGGATCCACAGCATGGGACTCAAGTTCGGCCTGTACGGCTGCGCTGGCGACAAGACGTGCGCTGGATACCCAGGAAACGAGGGCCACGAaaggggtgatgttgaccAGTTGGTGAGTTGGGGAGTCGACTTCTGGAAGTACGACAACTGCTACACACCCTGCCGTCAAAACCCTCGCCCTCAAACTTGTACCAGCCCGGCCGGTAGCACCAAGACTTGGTACGCGCCCATGAGAGACGCTATTCTCGGAgttcaaaacaccaaaaagctGCATTTCAACCTCTGCAACTGGGGCCGTGACGAAGTCTGGACTTGGGGTGCTAGCTACGGTCACTCATGGAG AATGAGCGTAGACAACTGGGGCGACTGGGCCAGTGTCGAGCGTATCGGCAGTGCAGCCGCCGGGATCTACCAGTACAGTGCTCCAGGCGGCTTCAACGACCTCGACATGCTCTATCTTGGAtcctccaagctcaacacgAACCAGGAAAAATTGCACTTTGGTCTCTgggccatcaccaagtcTCCTCTCGTACTGGGCTTGGATCTCGAAAAGATTTCCAACTCCACCCTGGACATCATCCGGAACAAGGGTTTGATTGACATCAACCAGGATTCTCTCGGCAAGGCGGCAACAACCTTTCGTCCTCCCGGTGCGCCTGCACCAGTAAATGGCAAGATCTACCCGTATTGGGCTGGGCCGCTGTcggatggtgtggttgttgggctTTGTGCTGGCACTTCGGCGGGAACCTACAGCGTCAACTTTAAGGATGTCCCTGGCTTGGGTGGCTCTGGATCGTATGAGTGGAGGGAGATGTATACTGGCCAGACTGGGAAAGGGACGAGTGCTTCGTTCAATATCGGCCTGCACGATATGCGCGTCATCAAGGTCATGAAGGTTTAG
- a CDS encoding hypothetical protein (CAZy:CE1; COG:L; EggNog:ENOG503P4YX) has product MSAINELLRTDYETYIRTVVLSEESATSFLSSTPTQWRNVIETALGLSTLDQCEEVLKLLLRDIGTDIKEAEKGLEGVARTAEYTERRLQDLTRTHTRLDAEARKEALALERTIQDHAAKERLLKEHQTRFRYETSQSIADSSRQILGLEKKDLALELNMGFHAHISRLQTQIRMEEEALQQLSESYARMKDEVQVQYERVLKYKQSQEAKDAQECVYPRRMEWLALRLEMLNEKLKALAAAQPSDLPKSFHGMRTSVVSWLSAAIVTVMSLLRRPTHHNIAPRGSLNQDGQSAVHQYTTLRKQLHRTMIKSQLSKVFFKLSMRKGCGYAHEKNIAANHARKMGELLTGVVQAQEACDASRQQLTIHQRDASTYKRLAEAEASSLDSLRSEHEALTNKIQELATKRELFAFWSAALTKRTARLSPSPSSSEPTAKLRANFREHILIALLSELKTLLVQVLTVLYDDTRHAHLATGMLGSLFDSAESGDSASSPGSILDPKLALPSSLAYAKRSSGERKRVDLALFFALLQLARARSAHRAHYLLVDEVFDNLDKASQAAVVRWCGVMSQTRVVGWITHSQFLIELDPGEDTAKVLVVTAKMGRGGGTELSINNGRSIGGGSSVTGTSRVFHNTSSVAFTALPTSKLTTHLPNPHPYPPKMRPPHVLLSLLPLSAAQLQPVPTFGPPIPSRAKMFVYAPPNLPPNPAILLGVHYCTGTAQGYYNGSPYKRLADEKKFVVVYPESPNEGGCWDVSSRATLKRDGGSDSHAIANMARWAVKRYKGDKGRVFVIGESSGGMMASILAAAYPDLFSAVINYSGVAAGCFFTDSVAGWNGNCSGGRMNLTPEEWARWVLDAYPGYNGTRPRMQVYHGSADDVIAPANYNYSIAQWTTVFGYPGTPLEEKRDVPERRYTTQVFGEKLTGIWAEGVGHGVPVHGGEDMKFFGL; this is encoded by the exons ATGTCAGCAATCAACGAACTGCTCAGAACTGACTACGAAACATACATCAGAACTGTTGTGCTGAGCGAAGAGAGCGCAACgagcttcttgtcctccacGCCAACGCAGTGGCGGAACGTGATAGAGACGGCACTTGGGCTGTCTACTTTGGATCAGTGTGAGGAGGtgctgaagctgctgctgcgagaTATCGGTACCGAcatcaaggaggccgagaaagGGCTCGAAGGTGTGGCTCGGACGGCGGAGTACACCGAAAGACGGCTTCAAGACCTCACTCGCACGCATACACGACTTGACGCGGAAGCAAGAAAGGAAGCTTTAGCTTTGGAGAGGACCATACAAGACCATGCAGCCAAGGAACGACTTTTGAAGGAACACCAAACCCGATTCAGATATGAAACCTCACAAAGTATTGCAGATTCCAGCCGCCAAATCTTGGGGTTAGAGAAAAAGGATCTGGCCCTGGAGCTCAATATGGGCTTTCATGCTCATATTTCTAGATTGCAGACCCAAATTCgcatggaggaggaggctttgcAGCAGCTAAGCGAGTCTTATGCCAGGATGAAGGACGAGGTCCAGGTGCAATATGAAAGGGTCTTGAAATACAAGCAAAGCCAGGAAGCAAAAGATGCTCAAGAATGCGTATATCCCCGTCGAATGGAATGGCTTGCCTTGCGGCTGGAAATGCTTAATGAGAAACTGAAAGCCCTCGCTGCGGCCCAGCCCAGTGACCTACCTAAGTCTTTTCATGGAATGAGGACTTCTGTTGTCTCTTGGCTATCCGCAGCTATTGTTACAGTCATGAGCTTACTCCGAAGGCCAACTCATCATAATATCGCTCCAAGAGGTTCACTCAATCAAGACGGGCAGAGTGCAGTGCACCAATACACGACGCTGAGAAAACAACTACACAGAACCATGATCAAGAGCCAGCTCTCAAAAGTCTTCTTCAAGCTATCAATGAGAAAAGGTTGCGGTTACGCA CATGAGAAAAATATCGCTGCCAACCATGCCAGGAAGATGGGCGAACTGCTGACGGGTGTCGTTCAAGCCCAGGAGGCATGCGATGCCTCGAGACAACAGCTGACGATACACCAGCGTGATGCTTCTACCTACAAGCGTCTGGCCGAAGCAGAGGCCTCATCCTTAGATTCCTTACGCTCGGAGCATGAAGCCCTGACAAACAAGATCCAGGAGCTTGCCACCAAGCGCGAGCTATTTGCCTTTTGGTCTGCCGCCTTGACCAAGCGTACAGCCCGGCTCTCaccgtccccctcctcatcagaaCCCACAGCGAAACTCAGGGCCAATTTTCGGGAGCATATCCTCATCGCGCTGCTCTCGGAGCTCAAGACTCTGCTCGTGCAGGTCCTTACCGTGCTGTACGATGACACACGCCACGCGCACCTGGCAACAGGTATGCTCGGCTCGCTATTTGACTCTGCTGAGTCGGGCGACAGCGCATCCTCCCCAGGGTCCATTCTTGACCCAAAACTCGccctcccatcctcactCGCCTACGCCAAGCGCTCCAGTGGCGAGCGTAAACGCGTCGATCTGGCACTCTTCTTTGCATTGCTACAGTTGGCCAGGGCTAGAAGTGCACATCGGGCACACTATCTGCTTGTTGACGAGGTCTTTGACAACCTAGACAAGGCAAGCCAGGCGGCGGTCGTCAGGTGGTGCGGCGTCATGTCGCAGACtcgggtggtgggttggatCACGCACAGCCAGTTTTTGATCGAGCTGGATCCTGGGGAGGACACTGCAAAGGTTCTAGTTGTGACGGCAAAgatggggcggggaggggggacggAGTTGTCGATCAACAATGGACGTAGCATTGGCGGAGGTTCTTCCGTGACCGG TACCTCTCGAGTATTTCACAACACTTCATCGGTAGCGTTTACAGccctcccaacctcaaagctcaccacccacctcccaaaccctcaccCCTATCCACCCAAAATGAGACCCCCCCacgtcctcctctccctcctccccctcagcgCCGCCCAACTCCAACCGGTCCCCACCTTCGGCCCCCCTATCCCCAGCCGCGCCAAAATGTTTGTTTAcgcccccccaaacctcccccctaACCCAGCTATTCTCCTCGGCGTGCACTACTGCACCGGCACCGCCCAAGGCTACTACAACGGCAGCCCCTACAAACGCCTCGCCGACGAGAAGAAGTTCGTGGTTGTCTACCCTGAATCACCAAACGAGGGCGGCTGCTGGGATGTGAGCTCTAGGGCTACGCTGAAGAGGGATGGTGGGAGTGATAGTCATGCGATTGCCAATATGGCGAGGTGGGCGGTGAAGAGGTATAAGGGGGATAAGGGACGGGTGTTTGTTATAGGGGAGTCAtcgggggggatgatggct AGTATCCTCGCTGCTGCGTATCCTGATTTGTTCAGCGCGGTTATCAACTACTCCGGTGTAGCAGCTGGCTGCTTCTTCACTGACTCCGTTGCCGGCTGGAACGGGAACTGCtcaggggggaggatgaactTGACACCTGAAGAGTGGGcgaggtgggtgttggatgcTTATCCGGGTTATAACGGGACGAGGCCAAGGATGCAGGTTTACCATGGGAGTGCGGATGATGTTATTGCGCCGGCGAATTACAACTACTCCATTGCGCAGTGGACGACCGTGTTTGGGTACCCTGGGACGCccctggaggagaagagggatgTGCCTGAGAGAAGGTATACCACGCAGGTGTTTGGGGAGAAGTTGACGGGGATTTgggcggagggggttgggcATGGGGTGCCGGTGcatgggggggaggatatgaAGTTCTTTGGGCTGTGA
- a CDS encoding hypothetical protein (EggNog:ENOG503PXR6) encodes MEPLEIVGAVAAVGQLLELCIKAGKTSTQLVQSFINAPTELRNLSAKLASLQMIIQQFQALGRDLLMTGVEDILPATHKDMLLSSLLASERALKNLTTLHNTAGQSSTPKPGCNFSRRLRWSLIDKKRSTVVIEELRKAEMVLDTVILMLNTRLNSHIWMSFSAMQLAQQAFRADFLQSAHDVKTIVEAQYYTISEFKANADHTLLSILQSQIEDDTKVQVTLLFRSQLITIRKGLHSSFRAW; translated from the exons ATGGAGCCTCTCGAGATCGttggggcggtggcggcCGTCGGCCAGCTCTTGGAGCTATGCATCAAGGCCGGAAAAACTTCGACCCAGCTCGTACAGTCATTCATCAACGCCCCAACTGAGCTCAGAAACTTGAGCGCGAAGCTCGCCTCGTTACAGATGATCATTCAACAGTTTCAGGCTCTCGGCCGGGATTTGTTAATGACGGGCGTGGAAGATATTCTTCCAGCTACCCACAAGGACATGCTCCTTAGCTCCCTCCTCGCAAGTGAGAGGGCATTGAAGAACCTCACGACACTGCACAACACTGCTGGGCAGTCCTCGACACCAAAACCTGGTTGCAACTTCAGTCGGAGGCTGCGGTGGTCGCTAATCGATAAGAAAAGGTCAACGGTGGTTATCGAGGAGCTAAGGAAGGCAGAGATGGTCTTGGATACAGTCATACTAATGCTTAATAC CCGGCTCAACTCCCATATCTGGATGTCGTTCTCCGCGATGCAACTCGCGCAGCAGGCATTCCGAGCAGACTTTTTGCAGTCAGCTCATGACGTCAAAACCATCGTCGAGGCTCAATACTATACGATATCTGAATTCAAAGCAAATGCTGACCATACGCTGTTGTCCATATTGCAGTCACAGATTGAAGATGATACCAAGGTTCAGGTAACGCTACTGTTTAGAAGTCAGTTGATCACTATTCGCAAAGGCTTACATTCAAGCTTTAGGGCCTGGTAA
- a CDS encoding hypothetical protein (EggNog:ENOG503P5SE), protein MGCKAQLSLATCIRDATYVGVRGRTFEAIIDVNEVFQWTSKKRNERSHRILAILVVSAFSTSHGNPRLASRSAHILTLKPLGEKNSVFLILTLLSFEPQIARIYHRRDSTGISLYYVLFNLIIATELFTISFFHLVNNRCEGSDSFVHDPPNLGDLLNLAHFTAVWIAWIIILLLTIIYSPITRDTSNIMLIYISFLTISLIPLFLDALFADTTDPYHKWVLGFFSAIHMMFINPSVFFLCFFAMGAQAREIIRHRHEDSALSLLGLAVQAVLFAVLSVTWSGRLVFQWDKIPDGNFLNWRVFVFWFQAVGFVVYDYAVFAIGQGLLLALALRHLDVALTGGSLWRVIFLKTDGEGYEDGVVGEEEERRPLLG, encoded by the exons ATGGGATGCAAGGCCCAGCTGAGCTTGGCCACATGTATCCGAGACGCCACATATGTTGGGGTCCGAGGCAGGACATTCGAGGCTATCATTGATGTGAATGAAGTCTTTCAATG GAcatcaaagaaaagaaacgaGCGAAGCCACAGAATCCTCGCTATTTTGGTGGTCTCTGccttctccaccagccaTGGAAATCCCAGACTGGCTTCGAGG TCCGCACATATACTGACCTTGAAGCCTTTGGGCGAGAAAAACAGCGTCTTTCTCATCCTAACACTTCTATCTTTCGAGCCACAAATCGCCCGAATTTATCATCGCCGCGATAGTACAGGCATCTCCCTCTACTAcgtcctcttcaacctcatcatcgccaccgaGCTCTTcacaatctccttcttccacctaGTCAACAACCGCTGCGAGGGATCTGACTCGTTCGTACACGATCCGCCCAACCTAGGtgatctcctcaacctcgctCACTTCACGGCTGTGTGGATTGCCTGGATCATAAT ACTACTTCTAACCATCATTTACTCCCCAATCACCAGAGACACATCGAACATCATGTTGATATacatctccttcctcaccatctccctcatccccctcttcctcgacgCCCTCTTCGCCGACACCACCGACCCCTACCACAAATGGGTTCTGGGTTTCTTCTCAGCGATACACATGATGTTCATCAACCCCAGTGTCTTCTTCCTTTGCTTCTTCGCCATGGGGGCCCAAGCCCGCGAGATCATCCGCCACAGACATGAAGACAGTGCGCTGAGCTTGCTCGGGCTGGCGGTGCAGGCTGTCTTGTTTGCTGTGCTTTCGGTGACTTGGTCGGGGCGGCTGGTGTTTCAGTGGGACAAGATCCCGGATGGGAATTTTTTGAACTGGAGggtgtttgtgttttggTTTCAGgctgttgggtttgttgtgTATGATTATGCTGTTTTTGCGATTGGGCAGGGGCTGTTGCTTGCGCTGGCGCTGAGGCATCTGGATGTGGCGTTGACAGGGGGGAGTCTGTGGCGGGTGATCTTCTTGAAGAcagatggggaggggtatgaagatggggttgttggtgaggaggaggagaggaggccgTTGTTGGGTTGA